The Pricia mediterranea genome includes a window with the following:
- the tkt gene encoding transketolase produces the protein MDTKTDTIEQQAINTVRVLAADAVQKANSGHPGTPMALAPMGHVLWTDKMNYNPKSPQWANRDRFILSAGHACMLQYSFLYLTGYDLSMDDIKDFRQLDSKTPGHPESHLTEGIEVTTGPLGQGFANGVGFAIAQKYMAARFNKPDFDLFDYHIYAICSDGDLMEGVASEAASAAGHLKLGNMIYLYDDNSITIEGDTDLAFDENVNERFRAYNWHVQQVADGNDLQAISEAIDKAKEETDKPSLISVRTKIGYGSPNKVDTASAHGSPLGEDEVRLVKEKFGFDPDKNFVVPDEVLDFYHKAGAKGEQKEKEWNDLFAEYKEKYPDLAEEYEMVISGNLPEGWKDKLPKFEPGDHMATRKASGKTLNAIAEYLPNLVGGSADLAPSTSTLLEDYESFTANHPEGRNFHFGIREHAMGSILNGMALSGYLIPYGATFLIFSDYMRPPMRLAAIMGIRPIYVFTHDSIGLGEDGTTHQPVEQLVGLRSVPNMTVIRPADANETAYAWQAALEHRDGPVAIVLTRQGLPIIDQDKYTAADNLSKGAYILSDSDGDPDTILIATGSEVQLILEAQSKLKDDDINARVVSMPSWELFNSQDKEYKEKVLPKDVRKRVAVEAGSPLGWHQYVTDEGCVIGIDKFGESAPGDELMKEYGFSVENVVKKVKDLLG, from the coding sequence ATGGATACCAAAACAGATACGATAGAACAACAAGCGATAAATACCGTACGGGTGCTTGCCGCGGACGCGGTGCAAAAAGCGAATTCGGGACATCCCGGAACGCCCATGGCGCTGGCGCCGATGGGGCATGTGCTCTGGACGGACAAGATGAACTACAACCCTAAGAGTCCCCAGTGGGCCAATCGGGATAGGTTTATACTTTCCGCCGGACATGCCTGTATGCTGCAGTACAGTTTTCTGTACCTGACGGGCTACGACCTGAGTATGGACGATATCAAGGATTTCCGACAGTTGGACAGCAAGACACCCGGCCATCCCGAATCCCATTTAACGGAGGGCATAGAGGTGACTACCGGCCCATTGGGACAAGGCTTCGCCAACGGCGTCGGTTTTGCCATCGCCCAAAAATACATGGCCGCCCGGTTCAACAAGCCCGATTTCGACCTTTTTGATTATCATATTTACGCCATCTGCAGCGACGGTGACCTGATGGAGGGGGTTGCTTCGGAGGCCGCTTCCGCTGCCGGCCATCTTAAGTTGGGCAATATGATCTATCTCTATGATGACAATAGCATTACGATCGAAGGCGACACCGATCTTGCTTTTGACGAAAACGTGAACGAACGCTTTAGGGCCTATAACTGGCACGTTCAGCAGGTGGCCGATGGCAACGACCTGCAAGCGATATCGGAAGCCATCGACAAGGCCAAGGAAGAAACCGACAAGCCCTCCTTGATCAGTGTGCGTACTAAGATCGGATATGGAAGTCCGAATAAAGTGGACACGGCTTCTGCCCACGGTTCGCCTTTGGGCGAGGATGAGGTGCGCCTGGTCAAGGAAAAATTCGGATTCGATCCCGACAAGAATTTTGTCGTGCCCGATGAGGTACTCGACTTTTACCATAAAGCGGGAGCGAAGGGAGAACAAAAAGAAAAGGAATGGAACGACCTTTTTGCCGAATACAAGGAAAAATATCCCGATCTGGCCGAGGAATACGAGATGGTGATCAGTGGAAACCTTCCCGAAGGCTGGAAGGATAAATTGCCCAAGTTCGAGCCTGGCGACCATATGGCCACCCGGAAGGCTTCCGGTAAGACCCTGAACGCGATTGCGGAATACTTGCCCAACCTGGTCGGCGGGTCGGCGGATTTGGCGCCTTCCACCTCTACCTTGCTCGAAGATTACGAATCCTTTACGGCGAACCATCCCGAGGGCCGCAACTTCCATTTTGGAATTCGCGAGCATGCAATGGGATCTATTTTGAACGGGATGGCCTTGAGCGGATATCTGATTCCCTACGGGGCAACCTTTTTGATATTTTCCGATTACATGCGTCCCCCGATGCGGTTGGCGGCCATTATGGGCATCCGGCCGATTTACGTCTTTACGCACGATAGCATCGGTCTAGGCGAAGATGGAACCACCCACCAGCCCGTGGAGCAGTTGGTGGGACTAAGATCCGTACCGAACATGACGGTCATACGGCCCGCGGACGCCAACGAGACTGCATACGCCTGGCAGGCCGCCTTGGAGCATCGAGATGGGCCCGTGGCCATTGTTCTGACACGGCAGGGCCTGCCGATTATCGATCAGGATAAATACACTGCAGCGGATAACCTTAGCAAAGGGGCCTATATCCTTTCCGATTCGGATGGAGATCCCGATACTATTTTAATCGCTACCGGATCCGAGGTGCAATTAATCTTGGAGGCGCAGTCCAAATTAAAGGATGACGACATCAATGCCCGTGTGGTGAGTATGCCGTCTTGGGAACTTTTCAACAGTCAGGATAAAGAGTATAAGGAGAAAGTGCTCCCCAAAGATGTTCGCAAAAGAGTAGCCGTTGAAGCTGGTTCGCCTTTAGGATGGCATCAATACGTTACCGACGAAGGCTGCGTAATCGGTATCGACAAATTCGGGGAGTCCGCACCCGGGGATGAACTGATGAAGGAATACGGCTTTAGTGTTGAGAACGTCGTGAAAAAGGTCAAAGACCTATTGGGCTAA